Proteins encoded within one genomic window of Agelaius phoeniceus isolate bAgePho1 chromosome 9, bAgePho1.hap1, whole genome shotgun sequence:
- the LCOR gene encoding ligand-dependent corepressor isoform X3 produces MQRMIRQFAAEYTSKNSSTQDSSQPNSTKNQSLLKASLVASSPTAATAQNPVLSKLLMADQDSPLDLTVRKSQSEPSEQDGVLDLSTKKSPGAGSTSLSHSPGCSSTSGNGEDPAETIAIDSNNQPKSPLEKFMVRLCTHHQKQFIRVLNDIYTEVQPDSDGQQLSESESMEASTCGSGCSQRSTENQDKGATCTDSKLPSTLDPGQSGADGPLHVTGQAPKQPVELKSLDRAENSSPALRRDFCELPITRLRSASPKDSPTQGYLSTLNSSSLNFHHAAKSLEGQQAAGHEQEAAVRKCEDNKEQLAGKTLMEGYISVKVANVNGSEDSLDSCLGSQKSSFRALPEESWDPGFAVTPPRRADKENTLQCSSKASLHQDLDAKEQDVRPKQENHLHAVAKGKAGCQLHPADKGMLDKSKEGWLPTGAVPAAHRPPGGHPRAKAASLRSSRKSKKASGLRVNDYDNQCDVVYISQPITECHFEAQRLVSSRRTARKSTRGYYFNGECCELPTVRTLVKGSRAEERASSPALRTETLVSAKPPLVLSVEGSAGAGREGEKRVSLRLLAKVAPTGRETKERAELGSMQLRDTRALRSREAAVAMPFFSLSAPPSPQKEDSLVSSPPPGSPPAEGGESPPLSATVGGTVTWEAGSSLSSSGDGSSSRQAADIAAFSISKAHGEEEGCPGSDIQTIPDPPASPEPKSSSQPSAATDTTPLPCDGARDPAQLPGSGDAELCGQCLAEPSACSPGSQAPDEPHATMDGKSPLEPPATLQCGDVNKSIDAKPESKSSVMVADSPLEQEDAVVVSTPVPKTLEVEAMQNNSTAGEKEPTEGEMPPDPNSSDSVSSKDSLDKKRKKGRRALVASDRCLRSQRSPSPAEGSAEDSGSSSSGQLTCLQIKLSKSPGAKRFKREVQLDEAASMHFPNDCFPNVLHKTSEEPGTGQAPESITEQQPGKENGVTTRQTYKSILAKETAAEGENSSKDDSSANSSQSQQGEMLEISIQADSEKKNITLPPGNTVPANDAEQVDVKPVNANAKDKESSDSVRDLGKPVNYELVTNLPPCPNSRGGSKHLPAKTAKHKNVALQFYNLRHAPAPVDSAKKNTPGKESMQAIPKLRDEHSSGNDDCPTLEDIDMADSKPKFMEWCAEEENQELIAEFNTQYMKIQKGWIQLEKEVQPTPKVKNKADKLKEIWKSKKRTRKSRGSLEVQKLSPVQMLFMKAFKLSDICQWFLETTETRSLVIVKKLNTRLPGEIPPMKVPMQKYSSSSLYPSSLQAERLKKHLKKFAATTPARNNLKNQKLWAKIRENADKAEVEEATTPSQTSPTDASTKELSEDKTIPPALSLPTQASTRILRKYSNLRGKLRAQQRVVKAEKRSDGPGDQLSLESKQSGKSVCINPLMSPKLALQIKAAAFPAKSPSVDGTGKGRKGKSRSQEDPLPKADLQLSKKKKMLKDSGSTQERSSSSTKDKLPAKKASKIKHSEGSVKSPTTRKQTAMERSNKLARKMSLKEKRVPKKQLEKMRLPMRKGKENTSRRAVLPPSHEELSKAPKQKPLGESSTRSQKMANKKHSSGKTLTRSMKKMQESSVSQGKRKLRAKVDCSHSKRSRLDPK; encoded by the exons ATGCAGCGAATGATCCGACAGTTTGCTGCTGAATATACCTCAAAAAATAGCTCTACTCAGGACTCCAGCCAGCCCAATAGCACAAAGAACCAAAGCCTGCTGAAAGCATCTCTGGTCGCCTCCTCTCCCACGGCTGCAACTGCTCAGaaccctgtgctcagcaaactgcTCATGGCTGACCAAGACTCACCTCTGGACCTTACTGTCAGAAAGTCTCAGTCAGAACCTAGTGAACAAG ACGGTGTGCTTGATTTATCCACTAAGAAGAgtcctggtgctggcagcacCTCTCTGAGTCACTCTCCAGGGTGCTCTAGTACTTCGGGAAATGG TGAGGATCCAGCAGAGACAATAGCAATAGACTCTAACAATCAGCCGAAGTCTCCACTGGAAAAATTTATGGTCAGACTGTGTACACATCACCAGAAGCAGTTCATTCGTGTGCTAAACGACATATACACTGAAGTACAGCCAGACTCTGACGGCCAGCAGTTATCTGAATCTGAGAGCATGGAGGCCTCTACTTGTGGCTCTGGTTGTAGCCAGCGAAGCACTGAAAATCAGGATAAGGGTGCTACTTGTACTGACTCAAAGCTCCCTTCTACATTGGACCCAGGACAGTCAGGGGCCGATGGCCCCCTGCATGTTACGGGACAAGCCCCGAAGCAGCCAGTGGAACTGAAGTCTCTGGACAGAGCAGAGAACTCCAGTCCTGCTTTGAGGAGGGACTTCTGCGAGCTCCCCATCACCAGGCTTCGCTCTGCTAGTCCAAAGGATAGCCCCACCCAAGGATACCTCAGCACGTTGAACTCTTCCTCTTTGAATTTCCATCATGCTGCAAAGAGCCTGGAAGGGCAGCAAGCTGCTGGACACGAACAAGAAGCTGCTGTCAGGAAGTGTGAGGATAATAAAGAGCAGCTAGCAGGTAAGACTCTCATGGAAGGTTATATCTCAGTCAAAGTGGCAAATGTGAATGGCAGCGAGGACAGCTTAGACAGCTGTCTGGGGTCCCAAAAGAGCTCTTTCAGGGCTCTCCCAGAGGAGTCCTGGGATCCTGGCTTTGCAGTGACCCCTCCTCGCAGAGCTGACAAAGAGAAcactttgcaatgcagctcaaaAGCCTCTTTGCACCAGGACTTAGATGCAAAAGAACAAGATGTGAGACCAAAGCAAGAAAACCACCTGCATGCCGTGGCCAAGGGCAaggcaggctgccagctgcacCCAGCCGACAAGGGCATGCTCGACAAGTCCAAAGAGGGCTGGCTGCCCACTGGCGCCGTGCCAGCCGCCCACCGCCCCCCCGGTGGGCACCCCCGTGCCAAGGCAGCCTCCCTCAGGTCCTCTCGGAAGAGCAAGAAGGCATCGGGGCTGAGGGTCAATGACTACGACAACCAGTGCGACGTGGTGTACATCAGCCAGCCCATCACCGAGTGCCACTTCGAGGCGCAGCGCCTGGTGTCGTCCCGCAGGACGGCCAGGAAGAGCACGCGGGGCTATTACTTCAACGGGGAGTGCTGCGAGCTCCCCACCGTCCGCACGCTGGTGAAGGGCTCCCGGGCCGAGGAGAGGGCGAGCAGCCCGGCACTGCGGACAGAGACCCTCGTAAGTGCAAAGCCACCCCTGGTGCTCTCGGTGGAGGGGTCTGCAGGGGCAGGACGGGAGGGTGAGAAAAGGGTTTCCCTGAGGCTCCTGGCTAAAGTGGCACCAACCGGCCGAGAAACGAAAgagagagctgagctgggctccatGCAGCTCCGGGATACACGAGCACTACGATCAAGGGAAGCTGCTGTGGCCATGCCGttcttctccctctctgctccaCCCAGCCCCCAGAAGGAGGACAGCTTGGTCAGCTCGCCGCCACCTGGCTCCCCTCCTGCTGAAGGAGGGGAGTCACCTCCCCTCAGTGCCACAGTGGGAGGCACTGTCACCTGGGAGGCTGGCAGTAGCCTGAGCTCCTctggggatggcagcagcagcagacaggCTGCTGATATTGCTGCCTTTTCAATCTCAAAAGCACACGGTGAGGAGGAAGGTTGTCCAGGCTCTGACATACAAACTATTCCAGACCCCCCTGCCAGTCCAGAGCCAAAGTCCTCCTCACAGCCCTCTGCTGCTACAGACACAACACCTCTGCCCTGTGATGGTGCCAGAGATCCTGCCCAGCTTCCAGgctcaggggatgctgagctctgtgggcagtgtctggcagagccctccGCATGCTCACCAGGCTCGCAGGCTCCTGATGAGCCCCATGCCACCATGGATGGGAAGAGCCCCCTGGAGCCCCCTGCCACTTTACAGTGTGGGGATGTGAACAAAAGCATCGATGCTAAACCAGAATCCAAATCATCGGTCATGGTGGCTGACAGCCCTCTTGAGCAAGAGGATGCTGTGGTTGTCAGCACACCCGTCCCCAAAACCTTGGAAGTGGAAGCAATGCAGAATAACAGCACAGCAGGTGAAAAAGAGCCCACTGAAGGGGAAATGCCACCTGACCCAAACAGTTCAGACTCTGTCTCTTCCAAAGACAGTCTAGACAAGAAGCgaaagaaaggcaggagagcACTGGTGGCATCGGACCGATGTCTCCGAAGCCAACGATCCCCATCACCTGCTGAGGGCAGTGCTGAGGACTCTGGTTcttccagctctgggcagcttACTTGCCTTCAGATCAAACTCTCCAAGAGCCCTGGTGCTAAGCGGTTCAAGAGAGAAGTGCAGCTGGATGAGGCAGCATCCATGCACTTCCCCAATGACTGCTTCCCCAATGTGCTGCACAAAACCAGCGAAGAGCCAGGCACTGGCCAGGCTCCAGAGAGCAtcactgagcagcagccaggcaaggAGAATGGTGTCACTACCAGACAAACCTATAAAAGCATCTTAGCAAAAGAGACTGCTGCAGAGGGAGAAAATTCCTCTAAAGATGACTCCTCTGCTAACAGCAGCCAAAGTCAACAGGGTGAGATGCTGGAAATCAGCATCCAGGCTGAttctgagaagaaaaacattACCCTCCCTCCAGGGAATACTGTTCCTGCAAATGATGCTGAGCAAGTGGATGTGAAACCAGTCAATGCCAATGCAAAGGACAAGGAGAGCTCTGACAGTGTCAGGGATCTGGGCAAGCCAGTGAACTATGAGCTGGTGACCAATTTGCCTCCGTGTCCCAACAGCAGAGGTGGAAGCAAGCATCTTCCAGCAAAAACTGCAAAGCACAAAAATGTTGCTCTGCAGTTTTATAACTTACGACATGCACCCGCACCTGTAGACAGTGCAAAAAAGAACACACCAGGGAAGGAGTCTATGCAAGCAATCCCCAAACTGAGGGATGAACACAGTTCAGGGAATGATGACTGCCCAACACTGGAGGACATAGACATGGCTGACAGCAAACCAAAGTTCATGGAGTGGTGTGCTGAAGAGGAAAACCAAGAGCTCATTGCTGAGTTCAACACTCAGTATATGAAAATCCAGAAGGGCTGGattcagctggagaaggaggtCCAGCCAACCCCCAAGGTAAAGAACAAAGCCGACAAACTGAAAGAGATttggaaaagcaagaaaagaacACGGAAAAGCAGAGGCTCACTGGAAGTGCAGAAGCTTTCTCCTGTGCAGATGCTGTTTATGAAGGCCTTTAAGCTGTCTGACATATGCCAATGGTTTCTGGAGACAACTGAAACCAGGTCTCTAGTGATTGTGAAGAAACTCAACACCCGTCTCCCGGGGGAGATTCCCCCCATGAAAGTCCCCATGCAGAAATATTCTTCCTCTAGTCTCTACCCCAGCTCACTACAAGCTGAACGTTTGAAAAAACATCTCAAGAAGTTTGCCGCCACTACCCCGGCTCGGAATAACCTGAAGAACCAAAAGCTTTGGGCCAAAATTCGTGAGAATGCGGATAAAGCAGAGGTTGAAGAAGCCACCACTCCCAGCCAGACGTCTCCCACTGATGCCAGCACCAAGGAGCTGAGTGAGGACAAAACCATCCCGCCTGCCCTCAGCTTGCCCACGCAGGCCAGCACCAGGATCCTGCGCAAGTACTCCAATCTTCGGGGCAAGCTGCGAGCCCAGCAGCGCGTGGTGAAGGCAGAGAAGCGGAGTGATGGCCCAGGGGACCAACTGTCCCTGGAGAGCAAGCAGAGCGGGAAAAGTGTGTGCATCAACCCCCTGATGTCTCCAAAGCTGGCCTTGCAGATCAAAGCAGCTGCCTTTCCTGCTAAATCTCCCTCAGTGGATGGAACGGGGAAGGGGCGGAAGGGGAAGAGCAGGTCCCAAGAGGATCCCTTGCCCAAAGCTGACCTCCAGCTcagcaagaagaagaagatgctGAAGGATAGCGGGAGCACCCAGGAGCGATCCAGCTCTTCCACCAAGGACAAGCTCCCTGCCAAGAAGGCTAGTAAAATAAAGCATTCAGAGGGCAGTGTGAAATCTCCCACCACCCGAAAGCAGACTGCCATGGAGAGGAGCAATAAACTGGCcagaaaaatgtctttgaaaGAGAAGAGAGTCCCGAAAAAGCAGCTGGAGAAGATGCGGCTCCCCATGCGGAAGGGCAAGGAGAACACGAGCAGACGGGCCGTGCTCCCTCCCAGTCACGAGGAGCTGTCCAAGGCCCCAAAACAGAAGCCCCTGGGGGAGTCCTCCACACGGTCACAGAAGATGGCCAACAAGAAGCACAGCAGTGGGAAAACCTTGACAAGGTCCATgaagaaaatgcaggagagCAGTGTGTCTCAGGGCAAGAGGAAGCTAAGGGCAAAAGTGGACTGTTCGCACAGCAAACGCTCGCGACTGGACCCGAAATAG
- the LCOR gene encoding ligand-dependent corepressor isoform X4, translated as MVRLCTHHQKQFIRVLNDIYTEVQPDSDGQQLSESESMEASTCGSGCSQRSTENQDKGATCTDSKLPSTLDPGQSGADGPLHVTGQAPKQPVELKSLDRAENSSPALRRDFCELPITRLRSASPKDSPTQGYLSTLNSSSLNFHHAAKSLEGQQAAGHEQEAAVRKCEDNKEQLAGKTLMEGYISVKVANVNGSEDSLDSCLGSQKSSFRALPEESWDPGFAVTPPRRADKENTLQCSSKASLHQDLDAKEQDVRPKQENHLHAVAKGKAGCQLHPADKGMLDKSKEGWLPTGAVPAAHRPPGGHPRAKAASLRSSRKSKKASGLRVNDYDNQCDVVYISQPITECHFEAQRLVSSRRTARKSTRGYYFNGECCELPTVRTLVKGSRAEERASSPALRTETLVSAKPPLVLSVEGSAGAGREGEKRVSLRLLAKVAPTGRETKERAELGSMQLRDTRALRSREAAVAMPFFSLSAPPSPQKEDSLVSSPPPGSPPAEGGESPPLSATVGGTVTWEAGSSLSSSGDGSSSRQAADIAAFSISKAHGEEEGCPGSDIQTIPDPPASPEPKSSSQPSAATDTTPLPCDGARDPAQLPGSGDAELCGQCLAEPSACSPGSQAPDEPHATMDGKSPLEPPATLQCGDVNKSIDAKPESKSSVMVADSPLEQEDAVVVSTPVPKTLEVEAMQNNSTAGEKEPTEGEMPPDPNSSDSVSSKDSLDKKRKKGRRALVASDRCLRSQRSPSPAEGSAEDSGSSSSGQLTCLQIKLSKSPGAKRFKREVQLDEAASMHFPNDCFPNVLHKTSEEPGTGQAPESITEQQPGKENGVTTRQTYKSILAKETAAEGENSSKDDSSANSSQSQQGEMLEISIQADSEKKNITLPPGNTVPANDAEQVDVKPVNANAKDKESSDSVRDLGKPVNYELVTNLPPCPNSRGGSKHLPAKTAKHKNVALQFYNLRHAPAPVDSAKKNTPGKESMQAIPKLRDEHSSGNDDCPTLEDIDMADSKPKFMEWCAEEENQELIAEFNTQYMKIQKGWIQLEKEVQPTPKVKNKADKLKEIWKSKKRTRKSRGSLEVQKLSPVQMLFMKAFKLSDICQWFLETTETRSLVIVKKLNTRLPGEIPPMKVPMQKYSSSSLYPSSLQAERLKKHLKKFAATTPARNNLKNQKLWAKIRENADKAEVEEATTPSQTSPTDASTKELSEDKTIPPALSLPTQASTRILRKYSNLRGKLRAQQRVVKAEKRSDGPGDQLSLESKQSGKSVCINPLMSPKLALQIKAAAFPAKSPSVDGTGKGRKGKSRSQEDPLPKADLQLSKKKKMLKDSGSTQERSSSSTKDKLPAKKASKIKHSEGSVKSPTTRKQTAMERSNKLARKMSLKEKRVPKKQLEKMRLPMRKGKENTSRRAVLPPSHEELSKAPKQKPLGESSTRSQKMANKKHSSGKTLTRSMKKMQESSVSQGKRKLRAKVDCSHSKRSRLDPK; from the coding sequence ATGGTCAGACTGTGTACACATCACCAGAAGCAGTTCATTCGTGTGCTAAACGACATATACACTGAAGTACAGCCAGACTCTGACGGCCAGCAGTTATCTGAATCTGAGAGCATGGAGGCCTCTACTTGTGGCTCTGGTTGTAGCCAGCGAAGCACTGAAAATCAGGATAAGGGTGCTACTTGTACTGACTCAAAGCTCCCTTCTACATTGGACCCAGGACAGTCAGGGGCCGATGGCCCCCTGCATGTTACGGGACAAGCCCCGAAGCAGCCAGTGGAACTGAAGTCTCTGGACAGAGCAGAGAACTCCAGTCCTGCTTTGAGGAGGGACTTCTGCGAGCTCCCCATCACCAGGCTTCGCTCTGCTAGTCCAAAGGATAGCCCCACCCAAGGATACCTCAGCACGTTGAACTCTTCCTCTTTGAATTTCCATCATGCTGCAAAGAGCCTGGAAGGGCAGCAAGCTGCTGGACACGAACAAGAAGCTGCTGTCAGGAAGTGTGAGGATAATAAAGAGCAGCTAGCAGGTAAGACTCTCATGGAAGGTTATATCTCAGTCAAAGTGGCAAATGTGAATGGCAGCGAGGACAGCTTAGACAGCTGTCTGGGGTCCCAAAAGAGCTCTTTCAGGGCTCTCCCAGAGGAGTCCTGGGATCCTGGCTTTGCAGTGACCCCTCCTCGCAGAGCTGACAAAGAGAAcactttgcaatgcagctcaaaAGCCTCTTTGCACCAGGACTTAGATGCAAAAGAACAAGATGTGAGACCAAAGCAAGAAAACCACCTGCATGCCGTGGCCAAGGGCAaggcaggctgccagctgcacCCAGCCGACAAGGGCATGCTCGACAAGTCCAAAGAGGGCTGGCTGCCCACTGGCGCCGTGCCAGCCGCCCACCGCCCCCCCGGTGGGCACCCCCGTGCCAAGGCAGCCTCCCTCAGGTCCTCTCGGAAGAGCAAGAAGGCATCGGGGCTGAGGGTCAATGACTACGACAACCAGTGCGACGTGGTGTACATCAGCCAGCCCATCACCGAGTGCCACTTCGAGGCGCAGCGCCTGGTGTCGTCCCGCAGGACGGCCAGGAAGAGCACGCGGGGCTATTACTTCAACGGGGAGTGCTGCGAGCTCCCCACCGTCCGCACGCTGGTGAAGGGCTCCCGGGCCGAGGAGAGGGCGAGCAGCCCGGCACTGCGGACAGAGACCCTCGTAAGTGCAAAGCCACCCCTGGTGCTCTCGGTGGAGGGGTCTGCAGGGGCAGGACGGGAGGGTGAGAAAAGGGTTTCCCTGAGGCTCCTGGCTAAAGTGGCACCAACCGGCCGAGAAACGAAAgagagagctgagctgggctccatGCAGCTCCGGGATACACGAGCACTACGATCAAGGGAAGCTGCTGTGGCCATGCCGttcttctccctctctgctccaCCCAGCCCCCAGAAGGAGGACAGCTTGGTCAGCTCGCCGCCACCTGGCTCCCCTCCTGCTGAAGGAGGGGAGTCACCTCCCCTCAGTGCCACAGTGGGAGGCACTGTCACCTGGGAGGCTGGCAGTAGCCTGAGCTCCTctggggatggcagcagcagcagacaggCTGCTGATATTGCTGCCTTTTCAATCTCAAAAGCACACGGTGAGGAGGAAGGTTGTCCAGGCTCTGACATACAAACTATTCCAGACCCCCCTGCCAGTCCAGAGCCAAAGTCCTCCTCACAGCCCTCTGCTGCTACAGACACAACACCTCTGCCCTGTGATGGTGCCAGAGATCCTGCCCAGCTTCCAGgctcaggggatgctgagctctgtgggcagtgtctggcagagccctccGCATGCTCACCAGGCTCGCAGGCTCCTGATGAGCCCCATGCCACCATGGATGGGAAGAGCCCCCTGGAGCCCCCTGCCACTTTACAGTGTGGGGATGTGAACAAAAGCATCGATGCTAAACCAGAATCCAAATCATCGGTCATGGTGGCTGACAGCCCTCTTGAGCAAGAGGATGCTGTGGTTGTCAGCACACCCGTCCCCAAAACCTTGGAAGTGGAAGCAATGCAGAATAACAGCACAGCAGGTGAAAAAGAGCCCACTGAAGGGGAAATGCCACCTGACCCAAACAGTTCAGACTCTGTCTCTTCCAAAGACAGTCTAGACAAGAAGCgaaagaaaggcaggagagcACTGGTGGCATCGGACCGATGTCTCCGAAGCCAACGATCCCCATCACCTGCTGAGGGCAGTGCTGAGGACTCTGGTTcttccagctctgggcagcttACTTGCCTTCAGATCAAACTCTCCAAGAGCCCTGGTGCTAAGCGGTTCAAGAGAGAAGTGCAGCTGGATGAGGCAGCATCCATGCACTTCCCCAATGACTGCTTCCCCAATGTGCTGCACAAAACCAGCGAAGAGCCAGGCACTGGCCAGGCTCCAGAGAGCAtcactgagcagcagccaggcaaggAGAATGGTGTCACTACCAGACAAACCTATAAAAGCATCTTAGCAAAAGAGACTGCTGCAGAGGGAGAAAATTCCTCTAAAGATGACTCCTCTGCTAACAGCAGCCAAAGTCAACAGGGTGAGATGCTGGAAATCAGCATCCAGGCTGAttctgagaagaaaaacattACCCTCCCTCCAGGGAATACTGTTCCTGCAAATGATGCTGAGCAAGTGGATGTGAAACCAGTCAATGCCAATGCAAAGGACAAGGAGAGCTCTGACAGTGTCAGGGATCTGGGCAAGCCAGTGAACTATGAGCTGGTGACCAATTTGCCTCCGTGTCCCAACAGCAGAGGTGGAAGCAAGCATCTTCCAGCAAAAACTGCAAAGCACAAAAATGTTGCTCTGCAGTTTTATAACTTACGACATGCACCCGCACCTGTAGACAGTGCAAAAAAGAACACACCAGGGAAGGAGTCTATGCAAGCAATCCCCAAACTGAGGGATGAACACAGTTCAGGGAATGATGACTGCCCAACACTGGAGGACATAGACATGGCTGACAGCAAACCAAAGTTCATGGAGTGGTGTGCTGAAGAGGAAAACCAAGAGCTCATTGCTGAGTTCAACACTCAGTATATGAAAATCCAGAAGGGCTGGattcagctggagaaggaggtCCAGCCAACCCCCAAGGTAAAGAACAAAGCCGACAAACTGAAAGAGATttggaaaagcaagaaaagaacACGGAAAAGCAGAGGCTCACTGGAAGTGCAGAAGCTTTCTCCTGTGCAGATGCTGTTTATGAAGGCCTTTAAGCTGTCTGACATATGCCAATGGTTTCTGGAGACAACTGAAACCAGGTCTCTAGTGATTGTGAAGAAACTCAACACCCGTCTCCCGGGGGAGATTCCCCCCATGAAAGTCCCCATGCAGAAATATTCTTCCTCTAGTCTCTACCCCAGCTCACTACAAGCTGAACGTTTGAAAAAACATCTCAAGAAGTTTGCCGCCACTACCCCGGCTCGGAATAACCTGAAGAACCAAAAGCTTTGGGCCAAAATTCGTGAGAATGCGGATAAAGCAGAGGTTGAAGAAGCCACCACTCCCAGCCAGACGTCTCCCACTGATGCCAGCACCAAGGAGCTGAGTGAGGACAAAACCATCCCGCCTGCCCTCAGCTTGCCCACGCAGGCCAGCACCAGGATCCTGCGCAAGTACTCCAATCTTCGGGGCAAGCTGCGAGCCCAGCAGCGCGTGGTGAAGGCAGAGAAGCGGAGTGATGGCCCAGGGGACCAACTGTCCCTGGAGAGCAAGCAGAGCGGGAAAAGTGTGTGCATCAACCCCCTGATGTCTCCAAAGCTGGCCTTGCAGATCAAAGCAGCTGCCTTTCCTGCTAAATCTCCCTCAGTGGATGGAACGGGGAAGGGGCGGAAGGGGAAGAGCAGGTCCCAAGAGGATCCCTTGCCCAAAGCTGACCTCCAGCTcagcaagaagaagaagatgctGAAGGATAGCGGGAGCACCCAGGAGCGATCCAGCTCTTCCACCAAGGACAAGCTCCCTGCCAAGAAGGCTAGTAAAATAAAGCATTCAGAGGGCAGTGTGAAATCTCCCACCACCCGAAAGCAGACTGCCATGGAGAGGAGCAATAAACTGGCcagaaaaatgtctttgaaaGAGAAGAGAGTCCCGAAAAAGCAGCTGGAGAAGATGCGGCTCCCCATGCGGAAGGGCAAGGAGAACACGAGCAGACGGGCCGTGCTCCCTCCCAGTCACGAGGAGCTGTCCAAGGCCCCAAAACAGAAGCCCCTGGGGGAGTCCTCCACACGGTCACAGAAGATGGCCAACAAGAAGCACAGCAGTGGGAAAACCTTGACAAGGTCCATgaagaaaatgcaggagagCAGTGTGTCTCAGGGCAAGAGGAAGCTAAGGGCAAAAGTGGACTGTTCGCACAGCAAACGCTCGCGACTGGACCCGAAATAG